The following are encoded together in the Longimicrobiaceae bacterium genome:
- a CDS encoding type II toxin-antitoxin system prevent-host-death family antitoxin — translation MGERAIDLKQAQARLVEIVHEAADGEEIVLTEDGEPVARIIPISRRRRPREFGSAKGLIRMSDDFDAPLEDFREYM, via the coding sequence ATGGGAGAACGTGCGATCGACCTGAAGCAGGCCCAGGCCCGCCTGGTGGAGATCGTCCACGAGGCGGCCGACGGCGAGGAGATCGTCCTCACCGAGGACGGCGAGCCGGTGGCCCGCATCATCCCGATCTCCCGCAGGCGCAGACCTCGCGAATTCGGCAGCGCGAAGGGGCTGATCCGCATGTCCGACGACTTCGATGCCCCGCTGGAAGACTTCCGGGAGTACATGTAG
- a CDS encoding type II toxin-antitoxin system VapC family toxin encodes MAGRFLLDTHTFVWFIGADPRLSAQARAVVEEPESELFLSVASLWEIAIKFSLGKLALARPFAEFIPEQLERQSIGVLGVEIPDLAVVSKLPLHYRDPFDRLIIAQASTRELPIVGVDETFDLYGVVRIW; translated from the coding sequence ATGGCCGGGCGCTTCCTGCTGGATACGCATACCTTCGTCTGGTTCATCGGAGCCGATCCGCGGCTGAGCGCCCAGGCGCGAGCGGTGGTGGAGGAACCGGAGAGTGAGCTTTTCCTCAGCGTCGCCAGCCTCTGGGAGATCGCGATCAAGTTCAGCCTCGGCAAGCTCGCCCTCGCCCGCCCGTTCGCGGAGTTCATCCCGGAGCAGCTCGAACGGCAGAGCATCGGCGTTCTCGGAGTCGAGATCCCCGACCTCGCCGTCGTGTCGAAGCTCCCGCTGCACTACCGGGACCCATTCGACCGGCTCATCATCGCCCAGGCGAGCACACGGGAACTGCCCATCGTCGGCGTCGATGAGACGTTCGACCTCTACGGGGTCGTTCGGATCTGGTAG
- a CDS encoding alpha/beta fold hydrolase codes for MNTASVTFEPRRVGGVPLLLAVPREGSGPLPLVLWFHGFGVDAEVHRPELQRLAEAGFVAAGVDAAGHGRRRLSDLDARIGAPREAARRTMLELAAETAGDVPAVVQALVDEGLANPRRVAVAGVSMGGYVVYRSLLVEPSIRAAAAILGSPEWPGDDSPHLHPEAFHRTALLSVTAGADENVPPAAARAFHQALAEGHPEPSRARYIEIPGAEHLMNGEQWEVAMDETIRWLMAHTLHE; via the coding sequence GTGAACACCGCGTCCGTCACCTTCGAACCGCGCCGGGTCGGAGGCGTCCCGCTCCTGCTTGCGGTTCCCAGGGAAGGGAGCGGGCCCCTGCCCCTCGTCCTCTGGTTCCACGGCTTCGGGGTGGACGCGGAGGTGCACCGGCCGGAGCTGCAGCGGCTCGCCGAAGCCGGGTTCGTCGCGGCTGGCGTCGATGCCGCAGGGCACGGACGCCGCCGCCTGTCGGACCTGGACGCCCGCATCGGCGCCCCGCGGGAAGCAGCGCGGCGGACGATGCTGGAGCTCGCCGCCGAGACGGCGGGGGACGTCCCGGCGGTCGTGCAGGCGCTGGTGGACGAGGGGCTTGCGAACCCCCGGCGCGTGGCCGTGGCGGGAGTCTCCATGGGCGGGTACGTGGTCTACCGGAGCCTCCTCGTGGAGCCCTCCATCCGCGCCGCGGCCGCGATCCTCGGCTCGCCCGAGTGGCCGGGGGACGACAGCCCACACCTGCATCCGGAGGCGTTCCACCGGACGGCGCTGCTCTCCGTCACCGCCGGCGCCGACGAGAACGTCCCCCCGGCCGCCGCGCGCGCCTTCCACCAGGCGCTTGCGGAGGGACACCCGGAGCCGTCGCGAGCCCGCTACATCGAGATCCCGGGGGCGGAGCACCTGATGAACGGCGAGCAGTGGGAGGTCGCGATGGACGAGACGATCCGGTGGCTCATGGCCCACACGCTGCATGAATGA